The stretch of DNA TGAAATAACAATCAACTGTGTGAAGTAGGAAACCTAAGCCAATAGTGTATTTGTTCAGCAACAGTACAAAAATTACACTTTTCATCaggatagaaaattaaaatgtatcatGACCACATCTGTAGCCTTTACTCTTGTGTCCTGTCCCCCTTCTTATGTACACTCCCCAACACTTGCATATTTTAATCTGCCTAAGGTTGTTTTACAAAGGACTGCCAACCTCCCTTGCCTAAGTAATGCAACTAAATGTAGCAAAGTGTAATGGGTAACAATTATCTTTATCATATTGGGGAACATCCTAGAATTCACTCTTCACAGATTCTATAGTCCTCTCATTGGAACGAGACCCGTCCTCCATTCCATCCCCATGATAATGTTTGAATGCTAACGATAGTCTTCTCGTTCCATGGCTGACAGGGTATGCGGGCATAGAAAGGAGTTAGACCAGGGGAGTAAGGGAAGGAATACCGGAACAATGTAGGCTTTCTGCCAAAATAGCATAGCCTAGGAACATATCCTAGAATAGCATGTCAGTCTAGGACATGGAAGTTGAGGTGAAGAGAAACAGAGTTGGAACGGCATGGAGCTCTGATGATTTTGCTATATCATGTCCAGTGAATGTGAACTGTgggaaatcatttcaaaaatggGACTTTCTGGGCTGATGATACTGTGTTGGTTACATGAATTTCTCAAGATCTGAAACCTATAAAATAGGTAGGAGTCGTTTCTCCTCCTCTGTTTATCTCTGGCTCACTGTGAATGGTAGAACTAGATCCAGGGTAAGGAGTCcagtattttacatattttcagaATTGCACCAAAGATGCCAAAGTACCTTATTAATATTGAAGTACTCATACCATTCAACACCAGCCCTCACCCCAAGATTGAACCTATTCTAAAAGTAATGTAATTCCCttcattttaatagattttacaAATTCTTCCTAATTAAGACACAATtagattaattaatttttaagttctCCAATGACTttcaacaaaataatataatgtgCCTTAaagtttacaatttaaaaaaattatactgtcattttttaaaaaatattttattatttttagagaggggggaaaggagagagaaagagagggagaggaacatgaatgtgtggtttcctctcatgctccccctactggggacctggcccataacccaggcatgtgcctgactgggaatcgaaccatcaaccatttggtttgcaagttggcaatcaatccactgagccacaccaaccaggactacAAATTATActgtcatttaattttctcaataaAATCCTGTTAATCTCCTTATAATCTCATGTGAGCCTTAACTAATTAACGAAAGCAATCCTTAAAGCAATATAGGTATAGTAACAactatctgaaaaggaaattaggaaaacaattccacttacaatagcaccaaaaagaataaaatacctaggaataaatttaactaaagagatgaaagaattgtatactgaaaactacaaaacactgatgaaaggcattaagacaaaaacaaatggaaagatatcccgTGTTCACGATAGGAAGATTtaatgttaaaatgtccacaaCATTCAAAGtggtctacagattcaatgcaatctctatcaaaatcccaatggcatttttcacagaaatagaaaaaacaatcttaaaattcatatggagtAACAAAAGACCACAAAATAGCCAAGCcaaccttgaaaaagaagaacaaagcctgaGGCATTATgcttcttgatttcaaaatatgttacaaagctacaaaaatcaaaacatacgGTACTGGCATAAGACATACATATAGGCatatggaacaaaatagagagctcaaaagcaaatacacacatatattgtcAACTGGTCTTCAACAAGGGTGTCAAGAATGCAcgatggggaaaggatagtctctttaACAAATATTGTTGCAAAAACTGGATAATCAcacgcaaaagaatgaaattggacttgactttacaccatacaaaaatattaactcaaaatagattaaaaacttaaacataagacctgaaactgtaaaactcctacaAGAACACATAGgagaaaagcttcatgacattaaTCTTGGCAAAAATTTCtttgatatgacaccaaaagtacaaacaacaaaaacaaaaataaacaagtgggacaaactaaaaagcttctgtacagcaaaggaaactacaGAGTGAAAGGCAAtgtacagaatgggagaaaagatttGCAAACTATTTATCTGATATGGAGTtaaattccaaaattaaaaagaaactgctaCTTAATAGCAAAAAAGCTAATAACTTGAACATACATAACTCCTAAGAAGACCCACATATAGCCAACAggtatataaaatatgttcaatGTTAGTAATCAACAGGGAAATGCAAGCTGAAACCACAATGGCTATCACCTCTCACCTGTTAgggtggctattatcaaaaaacaaaagacaaatgttggtgaggatgtggaaaattGGAACCCTTGGACAAAATTGGTGGgtatgtaaaatggtgcagttactatgaaaaacagtatggtagtaccttaaaatttttaaatagaactaccatataatccagcaatcccacttctgcatatttatccaaaagaactgagtatctcaaagagatattagCACTTCTATGTTCAACGTAGCActgttcacagtagccaagatgtggaaacaacttaaatgtccattgacagatgaatggataaagaaaatgtggtatatacacacaatagaatactattcagccttaaaaggaaGAATATGATATGATCCCTGCTCATTCAGACATCCCCACCCTAACAAATGATAGTTCTGAGCCTGTCCGGCATAAAAATAGTCGCATCCCTGAATACATGTGTATAACACACAGTAACTCTATCCTTAGGTAGATGTCCAATAGCTTACACTATACAAAGGCTCTGTTATTACTGCttaagagaaatggaaagcatGAACTCAAGTCTagaagatatgtttttaaaatctacaaTATACTTTCAGATCTTTAGGTGAACCTTTTAAAGATACCTCAGTACAAACAAATACATTGTAAGTGAACAGAAATTCTTAGGAAGAGTCATTTTTGTACTTCctaacattttacatatttcaatAGCCTTGTAAATTTGGAGCTCTATATTAGGGATATATGCTAAAATTAAAAGGATTATGACCTCAAACTTCAAGAACCTTACAATAAAATCTTGTCCTAAATATAACCACATAATTATATaactgaaaattgaaaacaaaatcactttaacaaaattcaaaatatatgcaTATCTTATAGTATTTACTTTTGTTGTCATTCAatagaaacattaatttattcacttaataaacatttattgaacactttggATGTGTCCCACACTATGCTAGCCCCTGGGAATTAAATGTGATTAAGGCAGACCCCACTTAAATGGAGATCCTGCTAGAAAGGGAAGAGGACTGGTAATGATGTGGAATGTTAATTGCCAAAATAAAGGCATGATCATATTCCAAAAACTACACAAAAACTGTATGTGACTAAAGGTTAAAcactctgaaaaaataaactcagaacaGCAAAATGCAAGGGcagttattttatattaatgttgTACCCATTTTACTTTCCTAGGTAGGTTTTTATGGATGAAAGTCTATGATATTTTATcttggatattaatttttattggttttaccATGAatctctttaacttcatttaaatccatttcagaaaatataatttacatagtcTAATGCTATGTTTACAATTTGATTATCAGTTTCAAAGCAGAATTCTCTTAATTCTTTGTACGCTACAGGTAACTTTGAAACAATGCATCACCTAGTTCCTGTTTACTACCCACAGGCGGGTAAACCAAAATTAGTCTTTTTCTCCGATGCACAGAGATATCTTTCTAATGGAAACGCATCTCCAGAAAGCTCCCAAGATGATTACCCTAAAATTATTGAAGAGGCCAGGTAGGTGCTTTCAAGTATTTGTGCAATTTATCTTTTGGGGGAGGATGGGACACCCTGACTGTCACACGCAGAGGAAGAGAGGCCCTGTGTCTCTCCTAGTTCTCTGTTCTCAATTCTTCATAGCCAAGTACACACTCCCCGTCCCCCAAAAAGTTCATTGTTGATCTGCCCAAACAATTGCAAAGTTGAGGTGGAAGAGTTGCTTCAAAAAGAGCTGGGAGTCACTAGACTAGACATTGAGGTAGGGCAGGTGACTCAGGAATATCCTggagcagcaggaaaagaggtgTGAATGAGCAGGGGTCATTTCAAAGGAGCCTGAGGCCCAGCTGATGATGGGTAGTCCCCTAGGTGAGGAGATGACTCAGCAAGGGCTGGTGGCACACCGGAGGGGAAGCCTGGAGCACTACAGAGGCAGGCTACTTTCTCTGCTTCTCCAGACCGGAGATTCTTGTCTGGTGCCCCTGAGGGAGACATTAGAAGTTCATTAGATCCTCAAAGGGGcttataatccaaaaaaaaaaaagtttaataatcACTGTTCTTGAGTATATACATAATTTAGTTCCATTTGAATCAGCTATAAGTCTCCTAATGAGAAGAAAATTACtttgatcattttaaaagatgatattGTTTTGATATAAAGAGAAACCACAACAAAATAATTTCATGTATTCATAAAACTAATAAGCACCTGCTATATGTCAGCAATGCTgaatataaaaactgaaatgagGTGTCCTAATCTCAAAGATCTTATAACACGCTAGTTGGAGAGTCATATGTGATATAATTACTGCATAGTGTGATAAATGCTAAGGGCATTATAAAATGATCCTCATACATCCTATAAATAATCCattcaacttttttcatttataatcaaAAACAATTGCTCTATTGATCTTTCCAATAGTAGTCATTATGATATAATTAAGAGCAATAGCATATTTCATTGAGAAAGTAATCAGAGGCCGTGGACTTACTTTggaataatttcctttttcaacAACTGTCTGCTGAAGGTCAGGTGGGTTTGTCATGAGAGCCTCTTTGCAGGGTCCAATCTAGGGATGATGACTTAGCATTCCTTAATGGAGCCTCGTGAAGAGGACCCATAAACAACAACGCTGCACTGTCTGACCTCCATTCCCTAAAGACTGGCTTGGGCTAGCTGGGATGGAGCTTAAGGGAGAGGGTCCTGCGAGTCTGGAAAATGCTTtatttggagagaggagaaaggagtccTAGTTTTGGTCTTGCCTCTTTACCCACACAGACATGCACAAGAGTTGGAAGCTGTGTGAAATTTTGCTTTACTGCTTATGTCCATTGTGATTACCGCCAAAACCTTGGCCAGTTTGTCCACAGTGCCCCAacaatttcttaaagattttcaCAACTGCTGTCCATTCCACAACAGTGGTCTTGAGTTTTGTTTCTTGCAAAGCGTTTTGAAAGGTCTTGCTAATATATCATcaagatggaaaagaaaacaatacaaatggACACAACCTCAGAAAACAATGTTGGTAAATTCTATACATTGCTGCATACACTAAGATCAGTTGGGAACTGTGACACATACCATATATCCTATAGCCCCAAGCAAAGCTCTGGTCACTAGACTGCACTGATGAAAACAGCAAATAAATCACtctatcctcattttcttgactAGAAACACAATACAGAGCTGAATGCATTTTTAACTACTATGTACTGCTAGGAGAGGCTACCCCGACGGAAGCCATCAGAATAGAGCAGTTCCtgtgagaaaaatataaagaaatgtccTTCTTCTACTGTCAGTGAGCTTGATTATGTTCAATCCCGAGTCTTCCAGTTCTGTAATGTGAAAAAGTATTacataaatgttttgttttaaatgtttatttcctcagGTGACATTTTTACTGAGGACATgccaaaatattgttttattagtGCAACAGATTTGTCTTATTGAGTGGGAATATCAGTTCTACCTCTCTTTAATATAAAAGGTGACCAAATATATGATGGAGTTTAGTTAAGCTCTGGATATAGATTTTTAGATGTGCCTATTGCTAACATTTTACTAATTTAGTAAAGCTAAGAGATAACAAGAATAAAGCTAGCATGTCagcaaatgttaaaaacaaaatacccaGCCCAAACACAAAGAATAGAGTTTCAGTTTCTAAAAAGTTGATTAAAGCAATTCCTTCCCTTAATTTCCTTAAGGGGGAGAATCAGTGGATGAGTGGCCTAAGGTCTACATTTACTATTCGAAATTGGGGAGCCTGCTCAGTGGTGGAAAGGAGCTTAGAGGGCTTCTTCCAAAATGCTAAAAGTATGTGCCTCGTACTCCTTCAAGATTCCACACATGGGGAGCTGGGCCTGTATCCTTGTGGAACCCAGTGAAGAAACATCTGTCCAATGACAGGGGAATGTTTTCCACCTCCTTTATAAATGCATGCAGTCTGTGCTCATGTATATTTACACAAGCCTGCTTTCCCTACAGGGAGGAAAAAGTCAGACTCACTGACGTTGTTTTTGACCCTCAAACTGAACTTGATACTATCAATGTACACTTTAATTAAAGATTAgtccaaaacaattttttattgaaaGGCTGATTCTGAACAAATGCCTTCACGGTTCAATTAAAACTAATATATGGTATTAAACAAAAAATGTACACATTGCTTCTTTCTGTGTTTGTCACAGATGTTTCCTCTCTTTTCAAACATGTTAGGAGTTGCTTGAgctttagtaatttaaaaataacattaaatgcatttatatattgtaaataaGATCCACTGAGAATACTGTGGAGCACTGGGCAGTGAAAAAAGCAAATTGATACTTAATTATTTAACTATCTTTCAAGCCTAAGCAGTATCAATAGAGTCAAATCATCTCTTTTGTTAACATGAAAATAACTTTCCAGCAGGGTTAGAATGCCCTTAGTTTCAGATACGTTTAAGAAATATGAACCTCTGGAACCCATAGTTCACAGGAAATGTTCACTGAATGTTGTTTAACCATTTATAAAATACCTACTATCTTTAGTTAGTATATGGAACCATTACATTTCTTTGAattaaaaagtgacttttttatgtctaagttttattttggaatgtgaaactctttttaattaaagcacagttgacatacaatattatattactttcaggtttATAACAAAGTGATCACAAAAAGTCCACTATCCATCTGTCACCATGCACAGTTATTCTAATATTACtgatattccctgtgctgtactttacatccctgtgacttataaatttgtacctcttaatccccttcacctCTTTGCCCATACCCCGACCGCCCAACCCCGTGGCAACTATccatttttctgtatctttgttttgtgtgttcatttttttacttttaaaaagtgaacttgaaaaatagtaaaaataacttGCTTTCACCACTGTTAAGGTTATGTTTGAATAGTTGTAACAACAGGTCTCCTATGTgcttcaagaatttttaaaacttacaaaatacTTTTAGTCACAAAACTCTGGGATGATCTTATgcaaatagttttaattttgctGTGTTAAACCCAACCTCAGTCTAATTAATTTTATAggcaaaataaacatatatatcagTAATGTAGGTATAATGTTAAGATTTTGATTTGCAGTTCCCAAAGAACCCTTTTGATATTAAGACACAACAcccttcaaaaaaagaaaaagcaattgtGATAAgcaacaaagttttaaaaaacaacctcAGGTAGCTTTTGTGACTTCTAGTCTCAACCCTGTCAATGGCTTACTCTATGAACAAGAGTTATGTTAATAACTAATTTATGAGAATTATATTTTCCATTCTAAAATGTCTACTTTGAAAGCTGAATCTTCTTTAcccaaacaaatttttaaaaacagtagaaCCCTTTGAAATGAGAATACTATCAGCCCATTTTATAGACGGGGAAGTGAATTTGCCATGGAGAGGCCCAGTCAGAAGAGCCCAAAGTGACATTATGGCCataaggcagagctgggacttaaaTCCAAAAGCCAAGATCTCAACTACTCCTCTAGTGGGTCTCAAAAACACCCTCAGGTATGGGGAGGTTAAAGtaagggaaggaagccagtgaGGATGAGACTGTGGGGAATTGTAGAGCACATGTCCAACTAAAGGCAGCTGTGGACACTTGGCTCTAAAACAATGTAGCCAAGCAGATATGCTGAATTTGATAAATCAGACCAGCTGGCAAGCAAGATGTCTAGATTGTGAAattatctgattttaaaatattggatcaatttttttctttaaaattctattaaaatagaTACAAAGAAGAAATCTGGTAATGCTAGTGAGTATATGGAACAACTAGAGGTCTCAggcactactggtgggaatgcaaaaataGTACAGCCACTTCGGAAAATAGTTTGACATATTcctataaagttaaacatatacttcCCACATCTAGCAATCCTACTCCTTGGTATTTTCTGAGATGAAATGGACCTATATTCACACAAGAAGCCAGACTTAAAGGCTACATATTGTGTTACTCTGGGACATTCTGGCAAAGGCAAAACCATAAAGGCAGAAAACAGTACTTCCCAAGGACTAGGGGATGACTACAAAGGTCAGCACAAGGGAATTTGAGGTATGGGGTGGGGAAGAAtatcacaaaattttattttaatagtggTTACATGACTGTACATGTTTATCAAAACTTACTGAACTACGTACTCCAAAGGGTGAATTTAACTACTAAAATTATATCTTAAATAATGAGGGAAATAATTGAAAGGTGAAAAAAGCACTAATTATATCAAACCTTTTGTGTTataatatgcatacatatatacaactaagcaatatattttcttcactgctgtttcattattttacattataaagaCAATGAGTTAAGATGGCAAATAATTTGACATATTTAGGAAAAgagacaaatataattttaaggccTGTGAAATTTACAGCACGCTAAAGCCATGTACTTTCTGGGAACCAAGACAAGAACCTCAAAGAATGATTTACTGTGAAAATAGTATCTGGATTGTTAATAAGGAGTCAAGTTAAAAGTATGCCCTTTATTGAGATAATAGATTTGAAAAGTGTTTTGCAGATTGTGAAGAACTCTGCaaatattaaatagaataatatggttaaaaaaaagaaataaagaaagaaagaaagaaagaaagcaagcaggCACAAGCAATAGTATCAGTCTGCTTGGCTTAAATCTtgtctctgccacttactagccagtgtgaccttggagaaattACATAATCCCCTCAAACTatatttcctcaactgtaaaatgtaaaatccTCAAAGGGTTTGCACTTAGCACATATAAAGAGTTCAATACATTATCTGTTACTAATTGACATAATGTTGAAAATGTGAAGATTTTCACCTATTTTCAATTTAACTGCAAATACTGGTTTCTTGCAGGAGTTAGGACAAATCTAGAACCATCACAGGATTCAGAGGGCCTACTTGGTTGGCAGCAGATAGGACAAGGGGGTGATGGGCGTGGTCGTACTAGTTACATCAGTCCTTTCTTTGGAACCTGACTTGGGCAACACTGCCGGCCATGGGCCAGCCACTGTCAGCCTCCTCCATTGTGCCCCCTCCACCACTCACTCCACCTCATAGGGTTGGACTAGGCGGAGGATGTGAGATGCCAAGAGTGCAAAATTGAGGGAGTCTTAGGCACAGAGCCAGGGCTGAGTGAAAATCTTTGTTTCTGCTTCCTTTAAATTCTTAAAAGATTTACACAGTTTGGTGGCTAATCATTAGCTCTACTACTGCTATTGTGTCGTAGATTCTACATTTGCTACCTGTTTCGGataactttttgaaataatttaatgcTGGTTCCCCGCCCCTGTCCTTCTATTAACAGGAATCTCTCTTTGAAGGAATCTGACAGGCTGTgacaaaaaataatgtatatgaaCCTTACCATCTCCATAAcccaaaagtaaaagaaaatttgtaaCAAATGAGTCAACCCAGCCTTAAGAAGTCTGAAACGTTTGATTTTTTCACTCTTATGGAACTAGACAACATCATCTTTTGTGGTCTGTATATGGTATCTGTCTTCATTATATGAGAAAAACCTTTAAGTTCTTGTTTGATTTGCTTCTTCACTGAGTCTGAAACATTGCTTTCCAATTGCTTTATTCATTACAAATTATTtactgggaaaaataaagatgtgcttTTTCATTCATTAGAAAGTAAACCTTTTTCGTACCAATGGAGGTGTGTGCTTCTAAAGTGTAAATCTAATTGCAGCTATTGAATGGGAATTGACATAAAAGCCTGAGGACTATTCTGATTCACTAATACACTGAAGTGTGGAACGAAGATATACTCAAATGCCACCATTACTAAGTAGTACTTGGTAGTTCTGTTGTAAAGTATGAAATAATGTCGCATATACAAGAGCAGTTTTATGAATATCATGAATTTGTTATTCCGTCTTGACCCcaagtaagatttttaaatgtcctgCCCTTCGAATTGTAGGCACTGTTTCAAGGATATACTAATTAGTTGCTAGAAAATCTTGCCGCGTGCCCTCACACTTCGCCTCTGGAGGCGAGGGGTCCTAGACGCGTGCAGTCCGCGGAGGGCTGGGGCGCCGCGGGCTCAGGGCGCCTGGATGAATGGGGTCCGTCACCGCCCAGGGCCCAGCCACGCTTCCCCGGGGCCCCCCACTGGAAGACGCCTCAGCTAGTTCCACGCACGGGGACGTGGCCAGGACGAATTTTCCAGCCGAATAACGACACAAGCGGAGCCGGGCAGGGGCATCGGATGGCCGGTCAAGGGTCCGCACACAGGGAAGAAGCGACCGCAGACCCAGGGCCGCTTACTCGGGTTTGGGAAATTTCCTTGTTTCACTGACAGCTGGAGCGATCCAGAGAAGTGAGGTTCACTTCTGCGCGGCTCACACACCGGTCACGGAGTACCGAGGTGGAGGGACTAGTGCTTTAAGTACTTAGGACAACGTGCAACATTTACCTCGTGGGGAAATAAAAGCCTAACGCAGCGAAGCGGCACACTCCACACTGCCGCACAGAAATTGAAGGTCACGCTCCACAAAACTACAGAGTTCCCGCCCGAGCTCGGTGCTCGTCTTACAGGCGCCAGGGCTCAGCACCCTGGTGTCCGACAGCCCAGACTCCGGCCCGTCCCCTCTGGCCTCCCACCCCGCAGGCGCGGAACTTGGAGCTCCTGGGAGTCCCGCCAAACGCAAGTCTGGTAGTGCGAAGGGTGGGGCCAGCAGGACGCCCCGCcccctggccccgccccgccccgctggACGGTTTGATTAATGCTCTCCGCGGCTGAGGAGGTGGCTCAGCCTGAACTAGGCCCTCAGGACAGCACCCCAGGTGGGCGCGGACCTCAACAGGTCTTGGCCGAAAACCGAGTTTGGCCCGTACGCACGCCTGGCCTCGGGACGCCCGCATAAAAGGCGCGCCCACCCGGGGCTGGAAGCGGCCGTCGACGTCGGTAGGACTAGAATGGAATGAGCGGCGCCGCCCTGGCCACGCACACCCGGCTCGACGCTCCTCGTCCGCCTGCTCAGCGGGGCAAAGCCCCACACGGTCGCTCGGGGAAAGGTGAGGGCCGGGTCCGACCCCTCCCGCGCGGCGCAGCCCCGGACCCGGAGGGTAGTGGGTTCCTTAGTCCGAGGTGAGGCCAGGGGTCCTCCACTCCTGCCGCAGAGATCACCGTGGGCTCCCGCTGTTGACCCCCGAGTCCCGTGCCTCGGCAGCAAATGGTACGAGGGGCGACGGGCGTGGGTACCACGCTCCGCAGAAATGATCAGCACCATCTTTACTGTGGGGCTGGCAGGGTAACATTCCAGAAGCGCGAACAAGTTCCGAAACGGAGCTCCCTTTCCCGtcagggaagcactttagctTAATTTGTCCGTGAAACGGAAAATCCGCACGGCGCCCCTCCTCGGCTTTGTAGAGAGCCCAGGAACTCAGACCCCAAAGTCTGCCTAGACGCGGGGAGGCAAACGCGTTCCAATCAAAGCAAATTCTTTCTAAGAACTTGCCCAGCACTTCGGGCGGCCGAGCGGGCTCCCAGGAGTAGCGAGGGGGCTGCACCTCCTCCGGTGGAGCCCGACCCGGGCCCCAGCCTCACTGCGCCTTCTGCCCTTAGCAGGGCGCACGCCGTGAGACGTCGCCATGGACCGCGGCGGCCCCGCAGGCAGCCCCCTGATCGCCAGCTCCGAGCCCACCACCACTGCCGCCGCCACTCGAGAATCGAGCCCCGGGCGGACAGGGTCGGGGCCGACGGGCGCGGGAGGCGGTGGGCGCTCGGGGAGCGGGCGGCCGGCGGCGGCGAACGCAGCGAGGGAGCGCAGCCGGGTGCAGACTCTGCGGCACGCCTTCCTGGAGCTGCAGCGCACGCTGCCGTCCGTTCCTCCCGACACCAAGCTGTCCAAGCTGGAC from Desmodus rotundus isolate HL8 chromosome 8, HLdesRot8A.1, whole genome shotgun sequence encodes:
- the TCF24 gene encoding transcription factor 24, which translates into the protein MDRGGPAGSPLIASSEPTTTAAATRESSPGRTGSGPTGAGGGGRSGSGRPAAANAARERSRVQTLRHAFLELQRTLPSVPPDTKLSKLDVLLLATTYIAHLTRSLQDDAEAPADPGLGALRGDGYLHPVKKWPMRSRLYIGATGQFLKHSVSGDKANPGNIPADSQP